In the genome of Arachis hypogaea cultivar Tifrunner chromosome 9, arahy.Tifrunner.gnm2.J5K5, whole genome shotgun sequence, the window GAGGTTCCTTAAGGTCGCCGGGACTAATGGCGTGGTCGTCGAAGGATTCGTGCGACATTTTCTCGGATGAAGACCGGGAGGTTTGGTAGACGACGACGGACCTTGAAACAATAATTTTTCTCCCAACAGAGAGGTTAGAGATAAAGGTAAGGATTATAGGAACTGACGAATGGTTATGACTTGTGAAGGACTTGTGCATTGATATAaattaatcaaaatcaaaatttaagttacgaacaaataaattaatatattttaatgtgGTTAATTAATGTACGTATGCTATTCCTTGAAAAATGAAGATAATAATGCACCTGGTGGTTTTATCGATAAACGAAGAAAAAGCCTGGGGAAACGTGTGCTGCATCGCTTGCGCAAAATTTGCAATGAATGCAAATCTTGGTAATGTGACGTTAGAGTAGACAGGAAGGGCTGAAGGTCTATGGACTGCTATGAATAACGTGGTAGACAGGACTTGcgttgattttataaaaaaaaatgattacTTGGCTAGGCAACGGAGTGTCACTGGATGTGAGGTCAGTAACGGGGAACAATTGTATTTTCCACAAGTAAAACTTTTAATACGAAAcagaaaatacataaataaaaatgatGGCAAAACGAGTCAAACAGTGCCAAAATGAGTCAAACAGTTACAAAAATCATTacataatacatatattaaatatgataaccaaaaaaatattgagaaCTCAATCCTATCTTATCAGTCAAAGAGGTGGACAAACAGGATCAATTCATAATCTGCCCTACAATGCACGCACGGAATATGAGCAGCACCTCCATCACCGTCGTTTACGTCTAACCCTCTTCCATAGCATTGATGGCGGTAAATAGCACCCATGTTTCCACGGCTTGGACATGCATGCGAAGAACAGACTAGATTCTTTGCGTTTAGCATTGGTAGGCGACGCAGGTGTCTCCACGTCCCCTGGACAACGCCGCGGAACACCAATTTGCAGATTGTTAGGGCACCGGCCGCCTCAAACCCATGAAATATTTGTAAGCCCTTGTTCTTTGACTCGAAGTCATCGCGTAGCATCAGAATCATCGACACTGTGTACTAGGCTGCCGAATGGCCCTGGGCTGCAACAACGTTCATGGTTTCCATCCCTGCAAAACGACACCCGCCGAGAAAAAGGTCAGATACAGTAGATCGAAACAGAACTTCCAGGTGCCCGCTCTGCCTGCATCGCGCTAAGAAGTTTCTTCTCGGCTGGTGCATGGGACTCACACTCCACCATCGTTGGTCCCAAATTGGAATATTGGCGCATCGGTAAACGAAATCCTCATCCCCTGCATTGCGTGCAGTGGTGCACGACATCCTGAGATTGCACAAGTCCCTGACGGAATGTGCTCCGGTCCTTCCGGCAATTAAGGTCCAAATATCATAGGGAAGGTTGGCCGGGCCTGTCAGATGATACATCTCCTCTCTTTGTATCGAACGCCTGAGACGATAGATGAATGGGCGGTTATGTGTAAGTAGTGGACAACAGAAAGGCTCCAAGCAGTTATCTCAATGGCTGTTGTTTATGGTGTCTTTATAGTCACCCGGTGCCGTGTGCGATGGTATCCCATCAGTTGTGTACCGTACATATACACATGCTCAGCCACACTCACGTCGATTAGGGAGCGTGCCGGTTCAGTTTTCCATCGGCTCACACACGGCTTCCTTAGCAAACACGTTCCttgtattcatatttttttattttgattttttttcaactATCTGGTCAATAACTTCCTTTTTCACTTTCGTTTTTTCCATTTCGTCGCTTGGGgatttccagtttttttttgttCTGTATGTTTTGTAATATcataatttaatgctactaattaagtTTAATCTTTTAAtcatattaatttatattgtttagacattattcaaaaatcttattgATTACCTATACTTTTACTATATCTATATATAATAAGTATCGATTTAACTAAAGAATATTTCGTATGTTAACAGGCTGATAATCGCTAGTTAATATAAATCACTGACAAATATTTACATCATGGATATATAAAAAACAAAGCATTCATTACATGATATTTCAATACTAAACCTAATATTATATGTCCATACTAAACCGAAATATTGTATGTCAATACTAAACCTAATATGCATTACAATCCTAAACCCTAGGTATGTCAACAAATCATTCCACCTCGTAGTCAGCGCGACAGCAAATGCACCGGATATGGTCGGCGCCTCCGACACCGTGGACGGAGCCCCGCTCTACCGCCCTTCGGCGGTAGTCATAGAGAAGACCCATGTGGCCTCGGGTCAAGCATCTGGTCGAGTCACAGACCGTATGTTCTTCTCCCTTTTCCGGCATTTGAACTTCATCCGGCCAAGAAATTATGAGGACTGCGAAGCAACTCGAGTAACATGTGTGGAGTAAGTTACCCGCTTTGAGTGTGCAAAATATTTCCAAACCTTCTTTTTTGGCGTCGCTGTCGTCCCTTCAGATGAGCAATTCCATTGAAAGTGCATACTTGGCCGCGTCCAACCCATTCCTTGCTACATTATGTAGCATTTCCCATTCGACGGCGTGGTGACGTCGTATGTAGAGCTCCCGCAGTGCCTCCCGAAAAAGAAGTTCTGGGTGACCAAACTCAATGCACCTCTCGAAAAATCTTCGCCCAACAGGGTCCCGTAGCCACAACCAATTCATGTAATGCGGGGGTGGTATGGCAACCATCCTGAGCACAGTATCCTCGTCACCTACATCGCGCGCAACGCAACACGTCATATGGAACCTGCACAAGTCCTCGATCGATGTCGTCGCGACTTTAATGGCTATGGCTAACCAAACGTCGCGGGGTAGTTTGAAGGCATTAGACAAACGCTCCATTGTAACTTTCTGTTGGACGAGTGCCTCGCAGTGTATATGCTTAAGACGATATTATCCAGTGACCAGTGGTGTTGAGAATAGGCATGCTAGtatatttatggtttagggtcgcCCTTTGGAATCTAGTTCCCTCGGACTTAACCGAGGCATCTTATCATTGGCGAAatccattttcatttttttcaaaaaaaaaggctTCTATGCACTTGCCTTGTAAATAGAAATAACATTATAAATTGAGGGCATTTATTAGATTTGTCGTTACGTGCTGGTGCGTATTTAGTCGATGGTTGGGAGcgttaaaattaaaactaactaaaatatattttaactaatcatcattgcattcatatgtatatatataattaagaaaaatcaTTCCTGGTAATTGCAACAGGCGTCCATGCACGAAAGACGAAACATGAAAGGAAAGGCCGTAAACACACAGTCTTTAATTTGCGAGTAAGAGAAACTTTCATCACAACATATGCTCGCAGTGTACCCAAATATAAAACTAAAGAAGGAAGCAACCTAATACTAACTTGGGCATGGGAGCATAAGCGTCATAGCTGGTTAAACCATGTGTCCTACGCAATACCAGGTGGTCGACTTAGGtattcttctttgttttcatCTTTCATAACTCTGCCTTGCTCAATACACGGTCCCTGAGTTTGTTGAATGGTGTGCTGGTCAGATTCACCGCAGTTGTTACCCTGATCTCGTTCTCCCATAACTGCAAAATGGTAAACGATCGGTTTTAATGTGCCCCTATAATATAATAGCCGTAATCTACCTTTTTTTTAGCGTACTTACAATTTCGTCCATAATCGGGTTGAATTTGTCCCCCATGTTGAGCCACCCAATGACCCATATCCCAGAGTTCACACTGAATGTTAATCGGACGAATAGACAGTAACTGTCAGTACGTATTATGGATAACCCGTGAAAAGCTTCAATGTTATACTGGTGATAACGTACCTCTGCCCACAATTTGATATCCCTATGGGACTCCTTATCGGGAAATCATCGAAGTTGCTTGGTAAGTCCATTAAGTGCTTCTCGTAAACTGCCTGTGTCACATTGTATAAGACACTTGCCTGCACGAACTGCGAAACATAAGTCAGAACGCTTTTATGCATGTCGTGTTGCATGCTAtgctaaattaaagtaaatactaCAATCAAAATTGTTGCATGGTATGCCAAATTAAAGTAAAGTTTACAATCAAAATTGTATGGTAACCATTTTCCGGATGCGGTCTTCCCGGTGAGGCGTCTCGTACTGGTTCGACGATGAATCAAGGTTGTAAATTGTCCGGTCTTTGAAAGACACGATCATCAAAAACCAGTGGCCCAACGCGTCCAGCATGAGGACATAAATCTACACAAATAAACATGTATAGTTAATCCACTAAAGACACTTGTTCGTGGTTTAGGTTTCCATTAACAAATAGTTCTCTGTCAATAGACAAGTTCAAGGTATCTGGATGGCCTCATCCATTTCTCCATGTAACGATTGAGAATTAGCTCTGTCGTCTCCCCGTTCAAAATATCATCCTACACACATAATGTTATTGAACAAATTAAGTTGTGTTCTATAAATATCAGAGCGCCGACGACTATCAACGAGCGTCAATGGCGCAATTATTCATTTCGAGTACCAACAGCAGAAAGAGTTAAGTTACCTAGACAGACGGCGGAAGGCACCAGTACGAGGAGAACGTGGCAAGGATCTCAGCACCGGTCATAGTCATGGCAACCATATGGATGATCTGGTAATGAAGAATAGGAAAAAAAACCTGATGATGTCTCGCGATACCTTATATGTTTTTTTCCTCGTCAAAACAGGCATAAACAGGTGCCATACCTTGTCATCAACGTCATTTCCGGGTAGTAAGTTCCACGGACTTGACTCCAATACGGACAAGTTCCTCGCTACAGTAGGATGAAAGTGTGAAGGCGTTAAAATAACCTCGATAAGCGGGTTTAAACAGACAGAAGCTCAACTTTTACCATGGATCAAGGTTCCCGTCGAACACGTACGCGAATAAGCCCGATTGTCGGTTGTTGAAGTCCATGGCAGGCGTGATCTTGAACCTCATCTACGACACATGTTTGTCAAAAGTCAGTTCGTAGTCGCATTTTGCGTTAAACTAATTAACCGATTATTTACCTTCTTGCTCGTTGAATGGGTAGACTTTTCCCTGCTGGAGCCAGAAGGCATAGATCTATCTGTTCCCTCACCGAAACGTGGGTGTTTGGCGTTCCTTGTGGCCGATGGTGGTGTGCGAAACAACTTTCGCATGATGCCGTCGGTTCCTGTCAGGGGTGGAGTACTATTCTCAGCCAGATCTGGGGCAACCGGCGTTCCACTAGCGATGCCAGACGCAACTTTCATGGACTGTGGGGTTGACTGTTCATCCGTCTCCCCGTCAAAATCCAACAACACGATGGTTTTCTCGGGGATTGCAGCAGCTGCATTGTCGGTCTCCTTCTCGAGATCCCTCTGTCGGAGTATAAGCTAAACCGGTTTAGGATAAGGGACACCAACAACACATGTTACATACATGGCCAAGGAGTAAATCCTAACCTGAACCTTTTCCATGAGGCCCCTCATCAAGTCCTTGACAATGAGACCGATCTTTGAAAATGACCAGTCCTCTTCAGACTGGATCTGATCACCTTTGACCGCATTAACATCATCCGGTTGTGGAGCCTCGTCTGAGATTTTGGAGGCAGCTTTGGGTCCACCGGGGAgctacatattaaaaaaataaaaaaccaaaaatcaaaTCAGTTATTTGTTGAAAAATGTGTGAAGTACACATGAGCAGATGATTTACCTCAGACGCTTGTGGGGGCTACGACTGCTCAACTGTATCTACGTCGTGGACCTCTTCGCATACGTCCCTGCATGTACCCCGTACGTGGTTGTTAATGCGAATATTTGTCTACCATGCATATGCAACGTACTGCATTTTGTTGTATTCTAAAAGTCATAAATGAAACTTGTCTAACCTGTTGTGTGTGTCACCGTCGGAGCTCGAGCGTGCTTCTCCGTCGCCCAttggttttccttttttttttgtgtttcgaATAATGGTGGTTTAGAAGGGTAGGCGAGTTTATTTAATTGCAAAGAACCTTACAAATGCCGATGGCTGTGTCCTCCATTTATGAAATGCGATGCATCTATGTTTATGGTACTCGGGTGTTGTGGGTGGAGTCACGGGTATTTGTTGTAATCGTCAAACTCACAACAAATCTTTCACCCGTATGGTACGTTCGTATGCGGGCTCGTTTTATGGTATGTTCTGTATCCAAAAGAGAAATTTCTGAGTGACAGTATACTATAAAATTTCCTTTTGCAATCACTTATTATAGGACGATTGCGGTCAAATCTATCCAAAGCTATCGACAGGCTTCCACTAAGGCGCTAAATCTGACCATGCCTTCCCCACCCCTCCCCCccattattttaattgattatatcGTACGGGCATGGGACTGCAAGCTACACATGCAATGGGCGTAATGCTTTATTTACTACACCAGTACACCGTCAAAAGGCAATCGTTGGGAGATGGGAATAAGCCAAAATGGATAATACAGTACATGCCTTTAGCTATCCAGTTCCCTTCCCATCGTACGTATTAACCGGTTTGTCCAAAGATTGTGCCATTCTTGTTTAAGCATAAATATTTATACATAGTGTATTGTCCCATACCCCGAATTGACATATACACTTGCTCGTCTGCAGCTACCCAGGCTCTAGGTCAGCGCCTCATAAAGTTTCGCCTCGTGCGCATCACGAGGAAATTAGTGGCGGAGGTTGCCCGCCACTATAGTGCACTGATTAGTAGTACCTAATTTTCTCCACCATTGCCCAAGAATCTGGTTACGTTATTTTTAAGGATAAAGTATAGGGTTTAATTTTATGGTTTCGTTTTAATTTTATTGGTTCATTAACCAACATTAATATatgaaccctaaaccataaaccctaaaccctaaaccataaaccataaacattaaaccgtaaaccctaaacactaaaccctaaatcctaaaccataaaccctagcctttaaccctaaaaccctaaaccttaaaccccaaaccctaaaccccaaatcctaaaccctaaaccctaaaccctacgtCCCATATGCTaagcccaaaaccctaaaccctaaaccctaaaccataaaacactaaaccctaaaccctaaaccctaaaccctaaaccctaaaccctaaaccctaaaccctaaaccctaaaccccaaatcctACATCACATATgctaacccaaaaccctaaaccctaaaacctggaccctaaaccctaaaacccaaatcctaaaccctaaaccctaaaccctaaaacataaaccataaacactaaatcaTAAAcaataaactataaaccctaaaccctaaaacctaaaccataaatactaaaccctaaaccctaaaccctaaaccgtaaaccctaaaccataaatcataaacaataaaccataaaccttaaaccctaaaacctaaaccctaaaacctaaaccctacaccatagCCTTtaaccataaaaccctaaaccctaaaccccaaaccctaaaccctaaaccctaaaccccaaaccctacgTCCCATATgctaagccctaaaccctaaaccctaaaccctacatcctaaaccctaaaccctaaattctaaaccccaaaccctaaaccctaaaacctagaccctaaaccctaaaacccaaaccctaaaccctaaagcctaaaccctaaaccctaaaacataaaccatTAACactaaatcataaaccataaaccgtaaatcctaaaccctaaaacctaaaccctaaaacataaatactaaaccctaaaccctaaaccataaaccctaaaccctaaaacctaaaccataaacactaaaccctaaaccctaaaccttaaaccctaaaccataaaccataaaccataaaccataaaccataaaccttaaaccctaaaccctaaaccctaagccataaaccctaaaccttaaaccctagcCCTTaagcctaaaaccctaaaccctaaaccacaaaccctaaaccctaaactctaaactctaaaccctaaaccccaaaccctacgTCCCATATGCTAAgcccaaaatcctaaaccctaaaccctaaaccctaaaccatacatcctaaactctaaaccctaaatcctaaatcctaaaccctaaaacccaaaccctaaaccctaaaccataaaccctaaaccccaaacgcTACATCCCATAtgctaaacccaaaaccctaaaccctaaaacctagaccataaaccctaaaacccaaaccctaaaccctaaaccctaaaacaaaaaccataaacactaaatcataaaccataaaccataaaccataaaccctaaaacctaaaccataaacactaaaccctaaaccctaaatcctaaaccctaaaccataaaccctatatCCCATATGCTaagcccaaaaccctaaaccctaaaccctacaccctaaaaaccaaactataaaccataaaccctaaaccctaaactctaaaccctaaacccctaaaccctaaaccctacatccCATATGCTAAGccaaaaacctaaaccctaaaccctaaaccataatccataaaccataaaccctaaaccctaaacactaaaccctaaaccctgaaccataaactctaaaccctaaaccataaatcctagaccataaaccctaaaccctaaactgtagaccctaaaccctaaaccctaaaccctaaaccctaaaccataaaccataaatcgtaaaccctaaatcttaaaccataaaccataaaccataaatcctaaaacataaacca includes:
- the LOC140175183 gene encoding uncharacterized protein, translated to MERLSNAFKLPRDVWLAIAIKVATTSIEDLCRFHMTCCVARDVGDEDTVLRMVAIPPPHYMNWLWLRDPVGRRFFERCIEFGHPELLFREALRELYIRRHHAVEWEMLHNVARNGLDAAKYALSMELLI
- the LOC140175182 gene encoding putative F-box protein At1g67623, with protein sequence MYHLTGPANLPYDIWTLIAGRTGAHSVRDLCNLRMSCTTARNAGDEDFVYRCANIPIWDQRWWSVSPMHQPRRNFLARCRQSGHLEVLFRSTVSDLFLGGCRFAGMETMNVVAAQGHSAA